From the Capnocytophaga sp. oral taxon 878 genome, the window TGATAGGGCATACCGTTATCTGTCTGCCTTGAGTATTGGTGTAGGTATCCATTAGTAACCAGCCCCAAGCGGCAAGGCAGAAGAGTGTAATGAAACGGTAGAAAGGTTTGGCTTTCAACTACTGTATAGAGAGGGCTAAAAGTTCGGCGTTTTTATCGCGAGCGGCATCGGTAATGATGAACCAATCGATTATTATCCAGATGCCTAACCCTCCGCAGGTGAGGAGTTTGGCTACCCCTAAACCTACATCGCCAATGAAAAAGCGATCGAGGCCTAAAGAACCTCCTAAGAAGGAAAATACTTGTGTGGTGAGGGTGTCTTTTAGCGGGCTTGCTAAGAGAGCATTCCAACGGCTATCGTCCAGAGATAGAAGTCGTTCACGGATTTGAGGAACTAATTCGGGTCGGAAGTTTTTAGCGTTTACTACCAAAAACATATCCACTTTTTGTGCGTCCATTATATTAAATGTATTAATCTTCTAATTTGTTATTTTTGAGTAATTGTATAGCAAATACAGCTTCTAAGCAGATGTACAAGAATGAGGGTATTATATTGAAAAAGGCTTCGTAAAAAGGTAAGGCTACTTTTGCTTTGGCTAGAGGGAGTATGGCTATAATTACTGTGATGAATCTAAAGAATATAGCCCACATAAAAGCGAAGGCGGTATAGCGATACGCCTTTCTGTTGGCTATATAAATGAGGGTGAGCATTAGGGCTGAGGTGCTTCCGTAATAGAGTGCTATTTGTGTAGCACTGTAATAGAGGACTAAGCCCTTGATAGCTAAAAAGTAGTAGGCACCCATATAAATGAGCATAGCGATAACAGCACACCACAGCAAAAAGGTGATATAAGTACGTGTGTTATGCTTCATCTTTGTTCATTTTCAAAGCTTTCCTGATGATAGTGTACAAAGCGGCGAATACCCCGAAAAGGGCACACCCTATGGTAAAGAGTGAGTGCTTATTGGGATATTGCTGATCCAGCCATACGCCCAAGTAAGTGCAGATGGCAATAGTGGCAGCCATTTGCAGTCCTGC encodes:
- a CDS encoding AtpZ/AtpI family protein, producing the protein MAATIAICTYLGVWLDQQYPNKHSLFTIGCALFGVFAALYTIIRKALKMNKDEA
- a CDS encoding TM2 domain-containing protein, whose amino-acid sequence is MDAQKVDMFLVVNAKNFRPELVPQIRERLLSLDDSRWNALLASPLKDTLTTQVFSFLGGSLGLDRFFIGDVGLGVAKLLTCGGLGIWIIIDWFIITDAARDKNAELLALSIQ